The following is a genomic window from Geoalkalibacter halelectricus.
CACGGGTCCGGAAGGAGATCTGTCGCAGCCGGAAACAAGCAGAAGCACAGCGAGGGAAAGCAGCATGCAGGTGGTTTTCACGACAAGGCCGCGCGGGGAGAACTGCTGAAACGTCATTAAAGTCCCTTTAAAAAACGAGAAAAACGACAGCGGGAAATCTACTTTCCTGAATGGAGGTCTGCACCGAAGCAGCCTACAAATGCGGAACCTCAAGCACCGGCGCCACAGGCAACGGATTCTGCAGCAGGATCGCCCCGCGTTGCTCGTCGGCGGAGGCGGCGCGCGCCAGCAAAGCGATCTCTTGCGGATCGGCGGTGCCCCACCAGTTGCCGGCAGCCGCCAAGGGCGTATCGCCCTCATTGCTCACCGCATACAGACCATTGCCTTCGATGTGATTGCCTTCCAGCCGCCCCTGGGCGTTGAGCCAGCGCACCCCGGAGCGGCCGTTGGCAAGGATGCGGTTGCCCGTTATAACCACATCTGATTCTTCAAGAAAGATGCCATGTTCGCTGCTGTCCGTGACCAGATTGCCGTGCACGGTTCCTTGCGATCTTTGCAGGTAGAGGCCGCGGCGGTTGCCGATGATCAGATTGCCCTGGGCCCTGAGGGTGGAGTCGCGCAGATTGACCCCATTGATCAGATTGTTCTCGATGCGACAGTCGACCAGATCGACCTCGCTGTAAACGCAGCGTACCCCCCAAAAACTGCCGCTCACCCAGGTGTCCTTGAGCAACACGGTGGAATCGCGAAATTGCAGGCCGTTGACGTTGTCCTCGACCCGGCAGCGCTCAATGACGACGGTCGACTCCTGAAACTGAAAGCCGCGCATGTTGCGGCGCAGCAACGAATCACTCACACGGGCGCGGGAGAAGTGAGCGTGAAAACCCCGATAGGCATACTCGATGATGCAGTGCACCAGCAGGTTTTCCTCATCCTCGCTGAGCATCATGTTGATCGCCCCCCAACTTGCCGGACCGGGATTGGGATCGCTGGAGGTAAAGCGGATGGGCTGCTCGGCGGTACCCACGGCTTTGAGCCGCCCCTGGATGAATATCTCATGCTCGCCGATGCCGTCGCCGAAACTGTCCATGGGCGTAAAACGCACCACCGTGCCGGGGCGGATTTCCAGCGTCACCTCGGGCGCCACCGTCAGGATTCCGTCAATGAGAACCTCACCTTCCCAGACCGTATCCTGCCAAAGGGTTTCCATGCCGCGATAGACCAATTCCGCGCCGGCCTGAACGGGAAACAACAGCAGAGCAATCAGGATGAGGGCTCTCATGGCCGACCTCCTGGCACGCCGAGCAGGCGTAGATCCTGCTCATTGTCCCTGGCTTGGTCGGCCGCCGCGCGAGGCCCTTCGGGGTAAACGGCCAAGCCGATGCGGTTGTTGGCAATGTGGTTGTCCGCCAAGCGCGGAGCGCTGCTCTGGTCGACGAACACGCCTTCCTCGTTGTGATCGACAATGCGATTGTTCTCGATCAAGGGGTGCGAACCACGCCAGCAGAACACTCCCGCCTCGCCCTTTTCGATGAGATTTGCGCGAATGGCGGGGTTGCTGCCCGCCTGCGCGACGATGCCGTAGCGGCAGCCGACGATGTGGTTGCCGAAAATCTCCGGGGAGGAAGCGACGCACAGAATTCCCTGCTCGGCCCCTTCGATGCGGGTGTGGCGGATCAGGCTCTCGCTTGCCCCGTCCAGCAGCAGTCCGGCCCAGACATAATCGCCGAGACCGGCCAGGGGCAGAGGCACGAAGGTCACGGGACGCGCCGCGGTGCCTTCGCTGCGCAAGCTGCCGCGCACCAGCAGTTCAGTGCCGGCCGAGAGCCATTCCGGCTCGATTTTGGTGCTGTGGGTCGGCACCACGTAAACAGTGGTACCTGGACGCAGAACCAGGGTCACCCCGACGGGAACCAGCAGGTCGTCGGCCAGAACCACCGCCCCTTCAACGGTCAGATCGGCACTCAGCACCCCCATCAGTTGCGGCAATGCCTCCAACTCCTCGTGCGTGGGAAGCGCCTGGGCGGCAAGCCGTCCAGGGCCGACGGCGGGGGCACAGGCGCCGACCAGAAGAGAAACAGCCAGTAAAGCGGGAAGAAAAAAACGCATGGGATCAGATCCAGCGATGGCGCATGAGCAGGGCGCGCGCCGCGGCGGCCGGGGGCTCACCGCCCTTGACCTGCTCAACCAACCCCTGGAGGATTTCAGGGGAGAGCAGGCCATCAAGCCGGCGCAGGGCGCGGGGCACGGTGGTGAATTGCAGATCCTCGAGGGGGCGTCGATCAGATACCAGCAGGGGGGTGCCCACCGCGGCGACCAGGGGGGTGAACTCCGCCGGTTCCCCATAAACAAAAGCCATGTCCACGCGGTTTTTGCGCAAGGCCTCCAGGGGCGAATCACCCTCAAGGGGCACTGCGACCGTGTCGACTCCGGTCTTTTCCTTGACGTAGAGCGAAACCATTTCGTAGAAGGCCTGCTCGCCTGGGTCGGCGGCCACGCCGATGAAGATCTTGGGGCCATAACAGGCGTATGCCTTGCCGGGTCCGAGAAGCATTGCCTGAGCCGAAATCAGCCCCAGCAGCAAAGCAACCAGCGACCAGCGAAGTAGCCCCGGACGCGTCATTTTCATAATCTTGTTGATCAACATCTGACCTGACTTCCGGTTGGATTCATGTGATGCTGCCTGGCGCGAACCGGGCCAATGCACCGAAAAAGTGAGTTGTTCCAAATCCCCTGACGCTAAAAACCGGGAAGAACAGCAAGCCCCGTACCACCCGCCCCCGGGGGAGAACGCTCGGCACAACCGGCATTATGGGCATACCTATTCAGACTGGGAAAAGACAGTTTTTTGTCATTCGCCGCGCTCCAAAAGACCGTATTTCTCCATTTTGTAGCGCAGGGTGGTGCGTTTGATTCCCAGCACCTCGGCGGCGCGCGTCTGCGACCCCTCCTCGCGGCGCAGGGTCTGGATGATAAGCTGACATTCAAGGTCTTCAAGCAGTTCGGTGAGGCTCCCGCCGCGTTCGGGCACCTTGAGACAGATTTCGTCCTGACCGTGCAACCCCTGGGGAAGATCGCGGGGCGTGACCGCGCTGCCGCGCGCCATGACCACCGCCCTTTCCATGGCATTTTGCAATTCGCGCACGTTGCCCGGCCAGTCGTAGGCCAGCAGGCAGGACAGGGTGCGCGGTGAAAGCGTGGTGACGGCCTTGCCCATTTCGGCGGCGAACTTACCCATAAAGTGGCGTGCCAGGGGCTCTATGTCCTCGCGCCGCTCGCGCAGGGGTGGAACATGGATGTTGACCACGTTGAGGCGGTAATAGAGATCCTCGCGGAATCGACCGGCCCGCACCTCGTCCTCGAGATTTTTGTTGGTCGCGGCCACGATGCGCACGTTGGCGCGGATGGTACGAGATCCACCCACGCGCTCGAACTCCTGCTCCTGAATCACCCGCAGCAGCTTGACTTGGGCATTAAGACTCATCTCGCCGACTTCGTCAATGAACAGCGTTCCTTCGTGAGCCAGTTCGAAACGACCCTTGCGGGTACCGACCGCCCCCGTGAAGGCGCCTTTTTCGTGGCCGAACAGTTCACTCTCGAGCACCCCTTCGGACAGGGCAGCGCAATTGAGGACCACGAAGGGTTTTTCCTTGCGCGCCGAGTTGAAATGGATGGAGCGCGCCATCAGTTCCTTGCCGGTGCCGCTTTCCCCGGTAATCAGCACGTTGGCATTGCTGACGGCAACCGAGGAAGCCATTTCGAAAACCTCGCGCATGCACAGCGACTCACTGACGATTCCGGCAAAGCTGTAGCGCTGCGCCAGCTCCTGCTGCAAATAGCGGTTCTCGGCCAGCAGACGCTCGCGCTCGAAGGCCTTGGCCACGGTCAACTTGATCTCGTCGGTTTCGAAGGGCTTGGTGATATAGTGGTAAGCTCCGGCGCGCAGGGCCTTGACCGCGCTTTCCACGGTGCCATAAGCGGTGATCATGATGGTGGGCAGGCAGGGGTCGAACTCCTTGATGCGCTCCAGCAGCTCCAGCCCGGTCATGCCCGGCATCTGTATATCCACCAGCGCCAGATCGACATCGCCGCTGTTCAATTCCCGCAGGGCCTCCGCGCCGCCGGCCACGGCGACGGTTTCGTAACCTTCGCGCGATAAAACCCGGTCCAAGAGGCGGCGCATGCCCTGTTCGTCGTCAACGATGAGTATTTTTTCTCCAGCCATCTGCTCCCGCCAGCCTTCCCGGTGAAAATCTCGATATTCGCTTTTTTCCCGGTGTGATAATTCCGGTTTTCATCTTAAGTGATTCAGAGAACTTAGGTCAACAAGGGCAGAGCCGCTGGAATTACAGTCAGCGCCCCGCAAATGAGATAAACCGCCGAAACACCTCTGTTCTGTCCGCGCCGCCACCTCCTTTTCGCGACGGTTCCGGAGAAAATTTCACAGTAGAATTGCACCTTGACAGACTCGATATGTTGTGCTTTAAATTCGACGCGTACCCAAGATATAGCGTTTTCCTTCAATATGATCGGCCTGCCGGAGATCTTCAGCGGCTTACATTATCGACAAAACAAGGAATTTCCATGAAAAAAACCAAAACTTCACGCGCCCTGCCCCTGACCGCCAACGCCCGCACCGTCCTGGAGCGCCGCTATTTGCGCCGCGACACGGAGGGCAAGGTTCTGGAGACTCCCGAGGACATGTTCCGCCGGGTGGCCAAGACCATCGCCGCGGCGGAAACCCGCTTCGAGACCGGCCTGGATCCCCTTGAACTGGAAGAAAAATTCTACCGGATGATGACCTCCCTGGAGTTTTTGCCCAACTCCCCGACCCTGATGAACGCCGGGCGTGAGCTTGGGCAGCTCTCGGCCTGCTTCGTGCTGCCGGTGGGCGATTCCATGGAGAGCATTTTCGAAGCGATCAAGAACACCGCCCTGATTCACAAAAGCGGCGGCGGCACTGGGTTTTCCTTTTCACGCATCCGCCCGGCCAACGACGTGGTCGCCTCCACCACCGGGGTTTCCTCGGGGCCGCTGTCGTTCATGAAGGTGTTTGACGCCGCCACCGAAACCATCAAACAGGGCGGCACGCGGCGCGGCGCCAACATGGGAATCCTGCGCGTCGATCATCCCGACGTCATGGATTTCATCATGTGCAAGCGCGACCAGACGGTGCTCACCAATTTCAATATCTCCGTCGGTCTCACCGAGGACTTCATGGACGCAGTGGAAAAAGACGCCGAATACGAACTGCGCAATCCCCGCGACGGGCGGGTGGTGAAAAAACTCTCGGCGCGCAAAGTCTTCGAGCACATCGTCGAACTCGCCTGGACCAACGGCGAACCGGGCATCATCTTTCTCGACCGCCTGAACCGCGACAACCCCACTCCCCTGGTGGGCGAAATCGAGAGTACCAATCCTTGCGGCGAACAGCCGCTGCTGCCCTACGAATCCTGCAACCTGGGGTCCATCAACCTGGCGACCCTGGTGGAGGGGGATGAGATCAACTGGGACAAACTCGCCGGAACGGTGAAACTTGCGGTGCGGTTTCTCGACAACGTCATCGAGGTCAACAAATACCCCCTGGCCCTCATCGACGAAATGACCCGCGCCAACCGCAAGATCGGCCTGGGCGTCATGGGCTGGGCCGACATGCTGATCCTGCTGGGCATCGCCTACAACAGCCCCCAGGCGGTGCAGCTCGGCGAAAAACTGATGAAGTTCATCAACGACCAGAGCCATGAGGCCTCGTGCGACCTGGCCGAGGAGCGTGGCGCCTTTCCCAATTTCAAGGGCAGTATTTACGATCGCCCCGGCCTGCGGCCCATCCGCAACGCCACCTGCACCACCATCGCGCCGACCGGCACCATCTCCATTATCGCCAGTTCCTCGAGCGGCATCGAGCCGCTGTTCGCGGTGAGCTACGTTCGCCAGGTGCTGGACAACGACATTCTCGTCGAAGTCCATCCGCTGTTCGAGAAGGTCGCCAAGGAGCGCGGCTTCTATTCGCCCGAGTTGATGAAGGTCATCGCCGAGCACGGCACCATTCAGGACATCCCCGAAATCCCCGAGGACGTGCGGCGCCTCTTCGTCACCGCCCACGACATCACCCCGGAGGATCACATCCGCATGCAGGCGGCCTTTCAGAAATACACCGACAACGCCGTCTCCAAGACCGTAAACTTCT
Proteins encoded in this region:
- a CDS encoding right-handed parallel beta-helix repeat-containing protein — encoded protein: MRALILIALLLFPVQAGAELVYRGMETLWQDTVWEGEVLIDGILTVAPEVTLEIRPGTVVRFTPMDSFGDGIGEHEIFIQGRLKAVGTAEQPIRFTSSDPNPGPASWGAINMMLSEDEENLLVHCIIEYAYRGFHAHFSRARVSDSLLRRNMRGFQFQESTVVIERCRVEDNVNGLQFRDSTVLLKDTWVSGSFWGVRCVYSEVDLVDCRIENNLINGVNLRDSTLRAQGNLIIGNRRGLYLQRSQGTVHGNLVTDSSEHGIFLEESDVVITGNRILANGRSGVRWLNAQGRLEGNHIEGNGLYAVSNEGDTPLAAAGNWWGTADPQEIALLARAASADEQRGAILLQNPLPVAPVLEVPHL
- a CDS encoding vitamin B12-dependent ribonucleotide reductase; protein product: MKKTKTSRALPLTANARTVLERRYLRRDTEGKVLETPEDMFRRVAKTIAAAETRFETGLDPLELEEKFYRMMTSLEFLPNSPTLMNAGRELGQLSACFVLPVGDSMESIFEAIKNTALIHKSGGGTGFSFSRIRPANDVVASTTGVSSGPLSFMKVFDAATETIKQGGTRRGANMGILRVDHPDVMDFIMCKRDQTVLTNFNISVGLTEDFMDAVEKDAEYELRNPRDGRVVKKLSARKVFEHIVELAWTNGEPGIIFLDRLNRDNPTPLVGEIESTNPCGEQPLLPYESCNLGSINLATLVEGDEINWDKLAGTVKLAVRFLDNVIEVNKYPLALIDEMTRANRKIGLGVMGWADMLILLGIAYNSPQAVQLGEKLMKFINDQSHEASCDLAEERGAFPNFKGSIYDRPGLRPIRNATCTTIAPTGTISIIASSSSGIEPLFAVSYVRQVLDNDILVEVHPLFEKVAKERGFYSPELMKVIAEHGTIQDIPEIPEDVRRLFVTAHDITPEDHIRMQAAFQKYTDNAVSKTVNFCNTATREDVSTVYRLAYKSGCKGVTIYRDGSRDMQVLSVAKKEEKKEAEKVVPMESLKAGRKRERPRALRGSTYQMETGCGPLYVTINEDNQGLFELFTTMGKAGGCAASQCEAIGRLVSLAWRSGVQARQAVKQMIGITCHKPAGFGDNRITSCADAVAKAIQMHMLQDGEKGIAVNNAGGACPECGGPVEHEGGCSVCHACGYSECA
- a CDS encoding right-handed parallel beta-helix repeat-containing protein, which produces MRFFLPALLAVSLLVGACAPAVGPGRLAAQALPTHEELEALPQLMGVLSADLTVEGAVVLADDLLVPVGVTLVLRPGTTVYVVPTHSTKIEPEWLSAGTELLVRGSLRSEGTAARPVTFVPLPLAGLGDYVWAGLLLDGASESLIRHTRIEGAEQGILCVASSPEIFGNHIVGCRYGIVAQAGSNPAIRANLIEKGEAGVFCWRGSHPLIENNRIVDHNEEGVFVDQSSAPRLADNHIANNRIGLAVYPEGPRAAADQARDNEQDLRLLGVPGGRP
- a CDS encoding sigma-54-dependent transcriptional regulator, with translation MAGEKILIVDDEQGMRRLLDRVLSREGYETVAVAGGAEALRELNSGDVDLALVDIQMPGMTGLELLERIKEFDPCLPTIMITAYGTVESAVKALRAGAYHYITKPFETDEIKLTVAKAFERERLLAENRYLQQELAQRYSFAGIVSESLCMREVFEMASSVAVSNANVLITGESGTGKELMARSIHFNSARKEKPFVVLNCAALSEGVLESELFGHEKGAFTGAVGTRKGRFELAHEGTLFIDEVGEMSLNAQVKLLRVIQEQEFERVGGSRTIRANVRIVAATNKNLEDEVRAGRFREDLYYRLNVVNIHVPPLRERREDIEPLARHFMGKFAAEMGKAVTTLSPRTLSCLLAYDWPGNVRELQNAMERAVVMARGSAVTPRDLPQGLHGQDEICLKVPERGGSLTELLEDLECQLIIQTLRREEGSQTRAAEVLGIKRTTLRYKMEKYGLLERGE